A DNA window from Candidatus Baltobacteraceae bacterium contains the following coding sequences:
- a CDS encoding prolyl oligopeptidase family serine peptidase — protein sequence MQYLIAVAAFSLAQVMSAPFVDHLTASPDGTVLVWKTYERGQYNLYTNAGGTVHRVTPYTADDGLDIDDVSVLSTDDAVIYSRGGVSDNGQGDNINPLSKLPPPVRTVYIAPLGDGTPVAVGEGLKGTVSPKNDTVAWVYNNNLMTAPLQKNGATYTVGKATQLAIRGTVQDLAWSPDGSRIAFTNNRTDHAFIVIYTPAQNRYVYATPDFTNDASPVWSPDGKKVAFLRTPGNRSDENVYLRPVRQPWSIWVADANTGNARKIWEAHRGMGAQFYQDEGNPEPLAWLNDGTNIAFLWEGDGWLHIYAVASSGGTAKRLTTGNFEVEEFVPSLDRSSLYYATNEGAIDWRHIWEVGLSAQPHQVTGGAPFNQWSPTPLTQHRLAYVRASYNVPPVVMIGDQALTANLTPSEFPANDLVQPELVTFKAPDGLTIHGQLFVPRTAGPHPGIIFDHGGPVRQMLAGFHYMDAYTFLYEENQYLTNLGFEVLSVNYRSGVMYGHDFRNPPKCCWWGSSEYQDVVAGAHFLQKQPGVDAKRIGIYGLSYGGLLTALGLARNSDIFKAGADIAGVHNWAFDIDVGYGKPTGTPAQRKVAYDASAVASLDKWTSPVLISQGDDDRNVPFAEGIDMATRLRDKGVHVETLVFPNETHENQVWADLVRRYNAVADFLVRMLH from the coding sequence ATGCAATATTTAATCGCTGTGGCCGCTTTTTCGCTCGCCCAAGTGATGAGCGCGCCGTTTGTCGATCACCTCACCGCTTCGCCCGACGGCACGGTGCTCGTCTGGAAAACGTACGAGCGCGGTCAGTACAATCTGTACACCAACGCCGGTGGTACCGTGCACCGCGTGACGCCGTATACGGCCGACGACGGTCTCGATATCGACGACGTGTCGGTGCTCTCGACCGACGACGCGGTGATTTACTCGCGCGGTGGCGTGAGCGACAACGGCCAAGGCGACAATATCAATCCGCTGTCTAAGCTGCCGCCGCCGGTGCGTACGGTCTACATTGCACCGCTTGGCGACGGCACGCCGGTCGCAGTCGGCGAGGGGCTCAAGGGAACCGTCTCACCCAAGAACGACACCGTCGCCTGGGTCTACAACAACAACCTCATGACGGCGCCGCTGCAGAAGAACGGCGCGACGTATACGGTCGGCAAGGCAACGCAACTCGCGATTCGCGGCACGGTGCAGGATCTCGCGTGGTCGCCCGACGGTTCGCGGATCGCCTTTACGAACAATCGCACGGATCACGCGTTCATCGTCATCTACACCCCGGCGCAAAACCGCTACGTGTACGCGACCCCGGATTTCACCAACGACGCGAGCCCGGTGTGGTCGCCGGACGGCAAGAAAGTCGCGTTCCTTCGGACGCCCGGCAACCGCAGCGACGAAAACGTGTATCTGCGGCCGGTGCGCCAGCCCTGGTCCATCTGGGTCGCCGACGCGAACACCGGCAACGCTCGCAAGATTTGGGAAGCGCACCGCGGTATGGGCGCGCAGTTCTATCAAGACGAAGGGAATCCGGAGCCGTTAGCTTGGCTGAACGACGGAACCAATATTGCGTTCTTGTGGGAGGGTGACGGCTGGTTGCATATCTACGCCGTTGCGTCGAGCGGCGGGACGGCAAAGCGCCTCACCACCGGCAACTTCGAAGTCGAAGAGTTCGTTCCGTCACTCGACAGGTCGAGCCTCTACTATGCCACCAACGAGGGCGCCATCGATTGGCGTCACATCTGGGAAGTCGGCCTGAGCGCGCAGCCGCATCAAGTGACCGGTGGGGCGCCGTTCAATCAGTGGAGTCCGACGCCGCTGACGCAACATCGCTTGGCTTACGTTCGCGCGAGCTACAACGTTCCGCCGGTCGTGATGATCGGCGACCAAGCGCTCACGGCCAACCTCACGCCTTCCGAATTTCCCGCGAACGATTTGGTACAGCCGGAGCTCGTGACGTTCAAAGCCCCCGACGGCTTGACGATTCACGGTCAGCTCTTCGTGCCGCGCACCGCAGGCCCGCATCCCGGCATCATCTTCGATCACGGTGGTCCGGTTCGCCAGATGCTGGCCGGCTTCCATTACATGGATGCCTATACGTTCTTGTACGAGGAGAATCAGTATCTTACCAACCTCGGTTTCGAGGTGTTGTCGGTGAACTATCGCAGCGGCGTCATGTACGGACACGACTTCCGCAATCCGCCGAAGTGCTGCTGGTGGGGCTCGTCGGAGTATCAGGACGTCGTTGCGGGCGCGCACTTCTTGCAGAAGCAGCCGGGCGTCGACGCCAAACGCATCGGGATCTACGGCCTCTCATACGGCGGGTTGCTCACGGCGCTCGGCCTCGCGCGCAACTCCGACATCTTCAAGGCCGGCGCCGACATCGCAGGCGTGCATAACTGGGCGTTCGACATCGACGTGGGCTACGGCAAGCCGACCGGTACGCCCGCACAGCGCAAGGTTGCCTACGATGCGTCCGCGGTGGCATCGCTTGACAAGTGGACGTCGCCGGTGCTCATCTCCCAAGGGGACGACGATCGCAACGTCCCGTTTGCGGAAGGGATCGATATGGCGACGCGGCTGCGCGACAAGGGCGTGCACGTCGAAACGCTGGTGTTTCCGAACGAAACGCACGAGAACCAAGTTTGGGCCGATCTGGTTCGGCGCTACAACGCCGTGGCCGATTTCTTAGTGCGAATGCTGCACTAA
- a CDS encoding helix-turn-helix transcriptional regulator, which produces MSDEELRRTELRQFLQGRRARIRPEEVGLQSGGRRRVPGLRREEVAALAGVGLTWYTMFETGTARGVSSEVVESIARALRLSDAERAHLQGLAERISGHTEPVTVDPIVREALHRWIHAPAYVIGRAWDVLDWNEEYSRVWDIEKPGNPPFNIVLRYFVDERMRAPLGDSWPAFARRLVAMFRLSWGRNLADDRYAALLEALRTEPEFAALWDSQDVEHPMAEMSVTIDSPNSGRFTYDVLNLSYSDNYQQALIVQVPRP; this is translated from the coding sequence GTGAGCGACGAGGAGCTGCGCCGCACGGAGTTGCGGCAGTTCTTGCAAGGGCGCCGCGCTCGGATTCGGCCCGAAGAGGTCGGATTACAGTCGGGCGGCCGGCGGCGCGTTCCCGGCCTACGGCGCGAAGAAGTTGCCGCGCTCGCGGGTGTCGGCCTCACGTGGTATACGATGTTCGAAACCGGGACGGCCCGCGGCGTGTCGAGCGAGGTCGTTGAGAGCATTGCGCGCGCACTGCGGTTAAGCGACGCGGAGCGAGCGCATTTGCAAGGCTTGGCGGAACGCATTTCGGGCCACACCGAACCGGTTACGGTCGACCCGATCGTTCGCGAGGCGCTGCATCGCTGGATACACGCGCCGGCGTACGTGATCGGGCGCGCCTGGGACGTGTTGGATTGGAACGAGGAGTATAGCAGAGTCTGGGACATCGAGAAGCCCGGCAATCCGCCATTTAACATTGTGCTGCGCTATTTCGTCGACGAGCGCATGCGCGCGCCGCTGGGCGATTCGTGGCCGGCGTTCGCGCGCAGGCTGGTCGCAATGTTCCGGCTATCCTGGGGACGGAACTTGGCCGACGATCGTTACGCCGCGCTGCTCGAAGCGTTACGCACGGAGCCGGAGTTCGCCGCGCTTTGGGATTCGCAAGACGTCGAGCATCCGATGGCCGAGATGTCCGTCACCATCGACTCACCGAACTCGGGGAGATTTACCTACGACGTCCTCAACCTCAGCTATTCCGACAACTATCAGCAGGCGCTGATCGTGCAGGTCCCGCGCCCTTAA
- a CDS encoding SDR family oxidoreductase produces MKKNCIFVTGATGFIGSAIVKELIEAGHEVLGLARSSAAAELLAAAGAQVHCGDVEDLDSLRRGAQASDGVIHTAFNHDFSRWKENSENDRRAIETLGQALMGSGRRLVVTSGTAIVSATPGQLATEETKIAITSSEVPRVASEEAADAIIARGADVSVVRLSPTVHGEGDHGFVPMLIKTAREKGVSAYIGDGQNRWSAVHRVDAARLFVLALDKGEKSARYHGVAEEAISFRAIAEAIARGLGVPARSLSPEEAADHFGWFAHFAALDAPSSSALTRERLGWTPVHPMLLDDLANAGYFTTAPAGRS; encoded by the coding sequence ATGAAAAAGAATTGCATTTTCGTCACCGGTGCCACCGGCTTCATCGGTTCGGCGATCGTCAAAGAACTCATCGAAGCCGGCCACGAGGTGCTCGGTTTGGCCCGCTCCAGCGCGGCGGCTGAGTTGCTTGCCGCGGCGGGCGCCCAGGTGCACTGCGGCGACGTGGAAGATCTCGACAGCTTGCGTCGTGGGGCGCAAGCATCGGACGGGGTGATCCACACCGCCTTCAATCACGACTTTTCACGGTGGAAGGAGAACTCTGAGAACGACCGGCGCGCGATCGAAACGCTCGGGCAAGCCCTGATGGGTTCGGGGCGCCGTTTGGTCGTCACGTCCGGAACCGCGATCGTAAGCGCGACGCCGGGCCAACTCGCAACCGAAGAAACGAAAATCGCCATTACGTCCAGCGAGGTTCCGCGTGTGGCGTCCGAAGAAGCGGCCGACGCAATCATAGCGCGCGGCGCCGACGTTTCGGTCGTGCGCTTATCGCCGACGGTTCACGGTGAGGGCGACCACGGGTTCGTTCCGATGCTGATAAAGACCGCTCGCGAGAAAGGCGTGTCGGCGTACATCGGTGACGGGCAAAATCGTTGGTCCGCCGTTCATCGCGTCGACGCGGCACGGCTTTTCGTTCTGGCGCTCGATAAAGGAGAAAAAAGCGCGCGCTATCACGGCGTGGCCGAAGAAGCGATATCGTTCCGCGCGATCGCCGAAGCGATCGCGCGCGGTCTCGGCGTTCCGGCCCGGAGTTTATCGCCCGAAGAGGCGGCCGACCACTTCGGCTGGTTCGCGCACTTCGCCGCCCTCGATGCGCCGTCGTCGAGCGCATTGACGCGCGAACGTCTCGGGTGGACGCCGGTGCATCCGATGCTGCTCGACGATCTCGCAAATGCCGGCTATTTCACAACCGCCCCGGCAGGCCGTTCTTAG
- a CDS encoding PPC domain-containing DNA-binding protein: MRFKQIDSRPKTFVLVFQTGDEISATLSRFATEQSLSAASFKAVGGLSSCRLAWFNWETKKYEASVVLNEQLELLSLIGTVALVQAEGKPVVHAHAVVGRKDGTAHGGHLLEACVRPTCELFLTESPTPLQKRSDAASGLAVLSL, translated from the coding sequence ATGAGATTCAAGCAGATCGATAGCCGGCCGAAAACGTTCGTACTGGTGTTTCAAACCGGCGACGAGATATCGGCAACGTTATCCCGCTTCGCGACGGAACAGTCGCTGTCGGCAGCCAGCTTCAAGGCGGTCGGCGGGTTGAGTTCGTGTCGTCTGGCGTGGTTCAACTGGGAGACCAAGAAATACGAGGCGTCGGTCGTTCTCAACGAACAGCTCGAACTGTTGTCTCTAATCGGCACCGTCGCTTTGGTGCAAGCCGAAGGCAAACCGGTCGTTCACGCGCACGCGGTCGTTGGGAGGAAGGACGGCACGGCGCACGGCGGTCATCTTCTCGAAGCCTGCGTTCGCCCGACGTGCGAGTTGTTCTTGACCGAGAGCCCGACGCCGCTGCAAAAACGCTCGGACGCGGCGTCGGGTCTCGCGGTGCTGAGTCTCTAA
- a CDS encoding helix-turn-helix domain-containing protein, translating to MSTRVKRPSPADAIIHPERLELLTVIQLSGPLSARELREELPRISQASLYRHLKVLAQAGFIVTIERPPEGRGAPEKAFSTAPTAPSSIRLRGRERSTEALRRNLLALHAAEVALFERSAARRPIDAGDLSWRQSIVYLDRSELREVRAILARLKELETHRTDRQRAFALNVRLFRA from the coding sequence ATGAGTACGCGCGTCAAGAGACCGTCGCCCGCAGATGCCATCATCCATCCCGAGCGCTTGGAACTGCTTACGGTGATTCAACTAAGCGGACCGCTCAGCGCGCGCGAGCTGCGAGAAGAGCTTCCCCGCATATCGCAAGCGTCGCTCTACCGGCACCTCAAGGTCCTGGCGCAGGCTGGGTTTATCGTAACCATCGAGCGGCCGCCCGAGGGCCGAGGAGCGCCCGAAAAAGCGTTCTCTACAGCACCCACCGCTCCCAGCAGCATACGGCTGCGTGGTCGCGAGCGCTCGACCGAGGCGTTGCGCCGCAACCTGCTCGCGCTGCACGCCGCGGAAGTCGCGCTATTCGAACGGTCGGCCGCACGCCGGCCGATCGACGCGGGCGATTTGAGTTGGCGCCAATCGATCGTCTATCTCGATCGAAGCGAACTGCGCGAAGTTCGAGCCATCCTCGCACGTCTCAAGGAGCTTGAAACCCACAGAACGGACAGGCAACGAGCGTTTGCGCTCAACGTTCGCCTCTTCCGCGCATGA
- a CDS encoding aspartyl protease family protein: protein MIIIPLLASVAIAGAFTAAHGLRYCGSVSGASSGTQCAVVDLDNGAYRSEFKSGPFVQAQGFDGTAWVQRNGLVSVVDLPGLRRDAVTLAYLQSQGWLRNGAAPRSGRVTLQPAGGSKVALSFDGNTHLLTGAVVDSEYGPDRFDYRDYRQVDGIAWPFATIETDPTGARTVTRLTGLQVLHSIPRAAVSPDRNAKKPALTGVVRVPMRSDAPTYMAHILLPLRIDGRPVQMLFDTGGQNSLNPAAATRLGIGASGAISVGGSGGSSARARIARVKSMAVGDASLDDQRFIIFPLPYQIAHPAYGVRVDGVVGSEILENFRVTIDYAARSFVLSSLTAPSTARGVTVPFWSDGSHAYVQASVDGASGLFGIDTGDPGGVTVFGPFANRHGLYRSKGVRYFGLGIGGADAEDEYRGKTMRLGGVTLLQPIVKVSRSTSGDFSARSVAGNLGADVLSRFTLTFDYGRRTVTFAPNADVRRPFRQDMTGLTVVQRRGGSLYVVAVAEGTPAAEAGVRPGDAIVAVNATRAVEMGVKDFDRYRFADVPFTVTIERGGTHKTLSLRPRLLL from the coding sequence ATGATAATAATACCTTTGCTGGCGAGCGTCGCAATCGCCGGTGCCTTTACCGCTGCGCACGGGTTGCGGTATTGCGGGAGCGTGTCGGGCGCTTCGAGCGGTACGCAGTGCGCCGTCGTGGACCTCGATAACGGTGCGTATCGATCGGAGTTCAAGAGCGGTCCGTTCGTCCAGGCTCAAGGTTTCGACGGTACGGCATGGGTGCAGAGGAACGGCCTCGTCAGCGTCGTCGACCTGCCGGGACTGCGTCGCGACGCCGTCACGTTGGCGTATCTTCAAAGCCAGGGGTGGCTGAGAAACGGGGCGGCCCCGAGAAGCGGTCGCGTGACGCTGCAGCCGGCCGGCGGATCGAAAGTGGCGCTCTCATTCGATGGGAACACGCATCTCCTAACCGGAGCGGTGGTCGACTCCGAATATGGACCCGATCGATTCGATTACCGCGATTATCGCCAAGTCGACGGCATCGCCTGGCCGTTCGCAACGATCGAAACCGATCCGACGGGCGCCCGGACGGTTACGCGGCTGACCGGGTTGCAGGTGTTGCATTCGATTCCACGCGCAGCGGTCTCCCCAGACCGCAATGCGAAGAAGCCCGCACTTACCGGCGTCGTGCGCGTGCCGATGCGGTCCGACGCGCCCACATACATGGCGCACATTCTGTTGCCGCTGCGCATCGACGGCCGGCCGGTGCAAATGCTCTTCGATACGGGTGGTCAGAACAGTCTCAATCCTGCCGCGGCTACGCGCTTGGGGATCGGCGCATCGGGCGCGATCTCCGTCGGAGGAAGCGGAGGGTCGAGCGCGCGGGCGCGGATCGCTCGTGTCAAGAGCATGGCCGTCGGCGATGCGTCGCTCGACGATCAGCGATTCATTATCTTCCCGCTGCCGTATCAGATCGCGCACCCCGCGTACGGCGTTCGTGTCGACGGCGTCGTCGGCTCGGAGATTCTCGAGAACTTCCGCGTGACGATCGATTATGCGGCGCGGTCGTTCGTATTGTCGTCGCTAACGGCGCCCTCAACGGCGCGAGGGGTGACCGTGCCGTTCTGGAGCGACGGTTCGCACGCGTACGTCCAAGCGTCGGTCGATGGCGCTTCGGGTCTGTTCGGCATCGACACGGGCGATCCGGGGGGCGTTACCGTGTTCGGTCCGTTCGCGAATCGCCACGGGTTGTACCGATCGAAGGGCGTGCGCTACTTCGGGTTGGGCATTGGCGGGGCCGACGCCGAGGATGAATACCGCGGGAAGACGATGCGCCTTGGCGGCGTGACGTTGCTACAGCCGATCGTCAAAGTCTCGCGCAGCACGTCGGGCGATTTCTCGGCGAGGTCCGTAGCGGGCAATCTCGGCGCCGACGTGCTCTCGCGGTTTACGCTGACCTTCGACTACGGTCGCCGAACCGTGACGTTCGCGCCTAATGCAGACGTTCGAAGACCGTTCCGGCAAGACATGACGGGTCTGACCGTCGTCCAACGTAGGGGCGGCAGCTTGTACGTGGTCGCGGTGGCTGAGGGTACACCCGCAGCGGAAGCCGGTGTAAGGCCCGGCGACGCGATCGTGGCAGTAAACGCCACGCGGGCCGTCGAGATGGGCGTTAAAGACTTCGATCGCTATCGATTCGCCGACGTACCGTTTACCGTGACGATCGAGCGCGGTGGAACGCATAAAACCCTTTCGCTGCGTCCGAGGCTTCTGCTGTAG
- a CDS encoding aldo/keto reductase, translating to MSTSRTATPSAAASGSFTLGDLKVHRLGFGAMRLTGNGIWGEPRDRSECINVLKTALDLGVTLIDTADSYGPFVSEQIIAEALYPYPKDLVIATKAGLVRPGPSRWEPDCRPKHLREAVEGSLKRLRLERIDLLQLHTVDPKLPYAEQIGTLVELQREGKIRHIGVSNVEVDELEEARRLATVVSVQNEYNLVTRDSEDVLAYCTRENIGFIPWFPLATGDLAEAGGPLAAIAHRLRATPAQVALAWLLAKSPVMLPIPGTASVGHLRENVGAANFTLGDDDFETIEGDAGVARRRP from the coding sequence ATGAGTACGTCACGCACGGCCACACCCTCCGCAGCCGCAAGCGGCTCGTTCACGCTCGGCGATCTCAAGGTCCACCGTTTAGGATTCGGCGCCATGCGCCTGACCGGCAACGGTATTTGGGGCGAGCCTCGCGATCGGTCGGAGTGCATCAACGTTTTGAAAACCGCGCTCGATCTCGGCGTCACCTTGATCGATACGGCGGATTCGTACGGGCCTTTCGTCTCCGAGCAGATTATCGCAGAAGCGCTCTATCCATATCCTAAAGATCTCGTCATCGCGACGAAGGCCGGCTTGGTGCGGCCTGGGCCCAGCCGCTGGGAACCGGATTGCCGGCCGAAGCACCTGCGCGAGGCGGTCGAAGGCAGCCTCAAGCGCTTACGTCTCGAACGCATCGACTTATTGCAGCTGCACACCGTCGATCCGAAACTTCCCTACGCCGAGCAGATCGGTACGCTGGTCGAGCTTCAACGCGAAGGAAAGATTCGTCACATCGGCGTGTCTAACGTCGAGGTCGACGAGCTCGAGGAAGCGCGCCGGCTTGCCACGGTCGTATCGGTGCAGAACGAATACAATCTCGTAACGCGCGATTCCGAAGACGTTCTCGCGTACTGCACGCGCGAAAACATCGGCTTTATTCCGTGGTTCCCGCTGGCGACCGGCGATCTCGCCGAAGCCGGCGGCCCGCTTGCGGCAATCGCGCATCGCCTGCGCGCGACGCCGGCGCAGGTCGCGCTCGCGTGGCTGCTGGCGAAGTCTCCGGTGATGCTGCCGATTCCGGGAACCGCGAGCGTGGGGCATCTGCGAGAGAACGTCGGTGCGGCAAACTTCACGCTTGGCGACGACGACTTCGAGACGATCGAGGGCGATGCGGGGGTTGCGCGCCGGCGGCCGTGA
- the katG gene encoding catalase/peroxidase HPI encodes MDNTLAELSKDDRGECPVKHVPMRPRANIDWFPELMDLSVLHRPSASSDPMGPDFNYAREFKSLDLNAVKEDLYKLMTTSQDWWPADFGHYGPLMVRMAWHAAGTYRIGDGRGGAGAGQQRFEPTNSWPDNANLDKARRLLWPIKQKYGRKISWGDLIVLAGNCALESMGFKTFGFAGGRTDSWEPDDSTYWGSENEWLGDQRYTGQRDLERPLAAVQMGLIYVNPEGPNGNPDYLASAVDIRETFARMAMNDEETVALIAGGHTFGKTHGAADPTKYVGLAPAGAPIEQQNLGWHNTYGKGHGGDTITSGLEVTWTSTPTKWDNGFFDILFKYEWELTKSPAGANQWTPKNGGGAGTVPDAHDKTKFHAPTMLTTDLALRFDPIYGPISKRFHENPQEFADAFAKAWYKLTHRDMGPIERYLGPEVPGEPQIWQDPLPAVDHTLIDDKDVAELKKRILASGLTVAQLVSTAWASASTFRGTDKRGGANGARIRLSPQKDWAINQPAELEKVLKALEKVQTEFNATLSGGKKVSLADVIVLGGAAAIEKAAKDGGHDVKVGFAPGRTDATQDNTDEHSFTVMEPLADGFRNYLASNGSRPPQQKLVDRAALLTLTAPEMTALVGGLRALGANTGNSKHGVFTNRPGVLTNDFFTNLLDMNTKWEKAAADNTYTGRGRSGDVKWTATSCDLIFGSNSQLRAISEVYAIEGDHFVRAFVKAWEKVMNLDRFDLLVTK; translated from the coding sequence ATGGATAACACGTTGGCCGAGCTCTCTAAAGACGATAGAGGCGAATGCCCGGTAAAGCACGTTCCAATGCGACCGCGAGCGAACATCGACTGGTTTCCGGAGTTGATGGACCTCTCGGTGCTGCATCGCCCTTCGGCGTCGTCCGACCCAATGGGTCCCGATTTTAACTACGCGCGCGAGTTTAAGAGCCTCGACCTCAACGCGGTCAAGGAAGATCTCTATAAGCTGATGACAACGTCGCAGGATTGGTGGCCGGCCGACTTCGGTCACTACGGCCCGCTCATGGTCCGCATGGCCTGGCACGCCGCGGGAACGTACCGCATCGGCGATGGGCGCGGAGGTGCCGGCGCCGGCCAACAGCGCTTCGAGCCGACGAACAGCTGGCCCGATAATGCGAACCTGGATAAAGCGCGGCGCTTGCTCTGGCCGATCAAGCAGAAATACGGCCGGAAAATATCGTGGGGCGATCTGATCGTTTTGGCCGGCAACTGCGCGCTCGAATCGATGGGCTTCAAGACGTTCGGCTTTGCCGGCGGTCGCACCGACTCGTGGGAGCCTGACGACAGCACCTACTGGGGTTCGGAAAACGAGTGGCTCGGAGACCAGCGCTACACCGGTCAGCGCGATCTCGAAAGACCGCTCGCGGCCGTCCAGATGGGGCTGATCTACGTCAATCCGGAGGGTCCGAACGGAAATCCCGACTACCTCGCCTCGGCGGTCGACATTCGTGAAACGTTCGCGCGCATGGCGATGAACGACGAAGAAACCGTTGCGCTGATCGCCGGCGGTCATACGTTCGGCAAAACGCACGGTGCCGCCGATCCGACCAAATACGTCGGCCTTGCCCCGGCGGGCGCCCCGATCGAACAACAGAATCTCGGCTGGCACAACACGTACGGCAAAGGCCACGGCGGCGACACCATCACCAGCGGCCTCGAAGTCACCTGGACGTCGACACCGACGAAGTGGGACAACGGATTCTTCGACATCCTCTTCAAGTACGAGTGGGAACTGACGAAGAGTCCGGCCGGAGCGAATCAGTGGACCCCGAAGAACGGCGGGGGAGCCGGCACCGTACCCGACGCGCACGACAAGACGAAGTTCCATGCGCCGACGATGCTCACGACGGATCTTGCATTGAGATTCGATCCGATTTACGGACCGATCTCCAAACGCTTCCACGAAAATCCTCAAGAGTTTGCCGATGCGTTTGCCAAGGCGTGGTACAAACTCACGCACCGTGACATGGGGCCGATCGAGCGTTATTTGGGTCCGGAGGTTCCTGGCGAACCCCAGATCTGGCAAGATCCTTTACCTGCAGTCGATCACACGCTGATCGACGACAAGGACGTTGCCGAGCTCAAGAAGCGCATCTTGGCATCGGGACTGACGGTTGCGCAGCTGGTTAGCACCGCGTGGGCGTCGGCCTCGACGTTCCGCGGAACCGACAAGCGCGGCGGGGCCAACGGCGCACGCATTCGGTTGTCACCGCAGAAGGATTGGGCAATCAATCAGCCTGCGGAGCTTGAAAAGGTCCTCAAAGCACTCGAGAAAGTGCAGACCGAGTTCAACGCCACGCTTTCCGGCGGCAAGAAAGTATCGCTGGCCGACGTCATCGTGCTCGGCGGTGCCGCGGCGATCGAAAAAGCCGCCAAGGACGGCGGTCACGACGTGAAGGTGGGCTTCGCGCCGGGACGCACCGACGCAACGCAAGACAACACCGACGAGCACTCGTTCACCGTCATGGAACCGCTGGCGGACGGTTTCCGCAACTATCTGGCAAGCAACGGGTCGCGTCCGCCTCAGCAGAAGCTCGTCGATCGCGCGGCGTTGTTGACGCTGACCGCTCCCGAGATGACGGCGCTCGTCGGCGGCCTGCGCGCGCTGGGGGCTAATACGGGCAACTCGAAGCACGGCGTCTTTACGAATCGTCCCGGCGTACTGACGAACGACTTCTTCACTAACTTGCTCGACATGAACACGAAATGGGAGAAGGCGGCCGCCGACAACACGTACACGGGACGCGGTCGCAGCGGCGACGTCAAGTGGACGGCCACGAGTTGCGATCTCATCTTCGGTTCGAACTCGCAGCTTCGTGCGATCTCGGAAGTTTACGCCATCGAAGGCGACCACTTCGTTCGCGCGTTCGTCAAGGCGTGGGAAAAAGTGATGAACCTCGACCGCTTCGATCTGCTCGTAACGAAGTAG
- a CDS encoding transcriptional repressor, which translates to MHPSLPKNYQLIYDLVQESGRGRHLTPSEIHMKALARQPGIGLTTVYRGLERLRDLGLISEVSVPGAPAATYEPAGPQHAHFRCTVCNGIEDIAFALPKRTIANLAAERGVTIESESVTFEGRCARCSSRLQ; encoded by the coding sequence ATGCACCCGTCGCTGCCGAAAAACTACCAGCTCATTTATGACCTCGTGCAAGAAAGCGGACGGGGCCGTCACTTAACGCCGTCGGAAATCCACATGAAAGCGCTCGCTCGTCAGCCGGGCATCGGATTGACGACGGTCTATCGCGGCCTCGAGCGTTTGCGCGATCTCGGCTTGATTTCGGAAGTCTCCGTACCCGGCGCACCGGCCGCAACGTACGAACCCGCCGGCCCGCAGCACGCGCACTTTCGCTGCACCGTCTGTAACGGCATCGAAGATATCGCATTCGCCCTTCCCAAACGCACGATCGCGAATCTCGCCGCGGAGCGCGGCGTTACGATCGAAAGCGAATCCGTGACGTTCGAGGGCCGCTGCGCGAGGTGCTCAAGCAGATTGCAGTAA